A DNA window from Haloactinospora alba contains the following coding sequences:
- the pcrA gene encoding DNA helicase PcrA, which produces MSSQELLLEGLNAPQREAVTHSGSPLLIVAGAGSGKTRVLTHRIAYLLAERGVRAGEVLAITFTNKAAAEMRERITDLLGDRAVRAMWMMTFHSACVRILRREAGRLGYPSGFTIYDATDSKRLMQLVCKELDLDPKRFPPKSFSAQVSNLKNELVDQDTFTQRAQTEQEKKLAEAYTIYQQRLYEAGAMDFDDLIMVTVNLLEMFPEVAEHYRLRFRHILVDEYQDTNHAQYELVRRLVGTDEPDARVPASELCVVGDSDQSIYAFRGASIRNILEFERDYPNARTILLEQNYRSTQTILNAANSLIKRNAERPEKKLWSSQGEGPAITGYVADNEHDEAAFVVGEIDRLTDEGVCTPGETAVFYRTNAQSRVFEDIFIRAGLPYKIVGGVRFYERKEIRDILAYLRVLANPDDTVSLRRILNVPKRGIGDRAAEAVELFAARERVSFGRALRRADEAPGIATRSLKAVRNFVALLEELEELLATHSPSEIVEAVLERTGYLSELSESTDLQDESRVENLEEFVELAREFENSFTGSSGEEEEAGEAAENTEGGQEPSGPTLLDFLEQVSLVADTDQIPDDDGGGGVVTLMTLHAAKGLEFPVVFLTGMEDGVFPHLRTLGERAELEEERRLAYVGITRAQERLYLSRAAVRSAWGSPSYNPPSRFLEEVPGDLVEWRRTETPNGSARRPPTTAAPPRGGTGSVPALSVGDKVNHDSFGLGTVLLVEGTADRAKARVDFGADIGEKDFLVKYAPIEKL; this is translated from the coding sequence GTGTCCTCCCAAGAGTTGCTTCTCGAAGGTCTCAACGCCCCGCAGCGCGAAGCGGTCACGCACTCCGGCAGTCCGCTGCTGATCGTCGCCGGCGCGGGGTCAGGCAAGACGCGTGTCCTCACGCACCGCATCGCCTACCTGCTGGCCGAGCGGGGTGTGCGCGCCGGCGAGGTGCTGGCGATCACCTTCACGAACAAGGCCGCCGCCGAGATGAGGGAGCGGATCACCGACCTCCTCGGCGACCGGGCGGTGCGGGCGATGTGGATGATGACGTTCCACTCCGCGTGCGTGCGTATCCTCCGCCGGGAGGCGGGGCGGCTCGGCTACCCGAGCGGTTTCACCATCTACGACGCCACCGACTCCAAGCGCCTGATGCAGCTCGTCTGCAAGGAGCTGGACCTGGACCCCAAGCGCTTCCCGCCCAAGTCGTTCTCCGCCCAGGTCTCCAACCTCAAGAACGAGCTGGTCGACCAGGACACGTTCACCCAGCGGGCGCAAACCGAGCAGGAGAAGAAGCTCGCCGAGGCCTACACCATCTACCAGCAGCGCCTCTACGAGGCCGGCGCGATGGACTTCGACGACCTGATCATGGTCACGGTCAACCTGCTGGAGATGTTCCCCGAGGTCGCCGAGCACTACCGGCTCCGTTTCCGGCACATCCTCGTGGACGAGTACCAGGACACCAACCACGCCCAGTACGAGCTGGTGCGCCGCCTGGTCGGCACGGACGAGCCCGATGCGCGCGTGCCCGCCTCGGAACTGTGCGTCGTGGGTGACTCGGACCAGTCCATCTACGCCTTCCGCGGGGCGAGTATCCGCAACATCCTGGAGTTCGAGCGGGACTATCCGAACGCGCGCACCATCCTGCTGGAGCAGAACTACCGCTCTACCCAGACCATCCTCAACGCCGCCAACAGCCTCATCAAACGCAACGCGGAGCGGCCGGAGAAGAAACTGTGGTCCTCCCAGGGGGAGGGGCCGGCCATCACCGGCTACGTCGCCGACAACGAGCACGACGAGGCCGCGTTCGTCGTCGGCGAGATCGACCGGTTGACGGACGAGGGGGTGTGCACCCCCGGTGAGACCGCCGTGTTCTACCGGACCAACGCCCAGTCGCGGGTGTTCGAGGACATCTTCATCCGGGCCGGTCTGCCGTACAAGATCGTGGGCGGGGTGCGGTTCTACGAACGCAAGGAGATCCGCGACATCCTCGCCTACCTGCGGGTACTGGCCAACCCGGACGACACGGTGAGCCTGCGCCGCATCCTGAACGTCCCCAAGCGCGGTATCGGGGACCGGGCCGCCGAGGCGGTGGAGCTGTTCGCCGCGCGGGAGCGGGTCTCCTTCGGGCGGGCGCTGCGCCGGGCGGACGAGGCGCCCGGGATCGCGACACGCTCGCTGAAGGCGGTGCGGAACTTCGTGGCACTGCTGGAGGAGCTGGAGGAGCTGCTGGCGACCCACTCCCCGTCCGAGATCGTGGAGGCGGTACTGGAGCGGACCGGTTACCTCTCGGAACTCTCCGAGTCCACCGATCTCCAGGACGAGAGCCGGGTGGAGAACCTGGAGGAGTTCGTGGAGCTCGCCAGGGAATTCGAGAACTCGTTCACCGGTTCCTCCGGCGAGGAGGAGGAAGCCGGCGAGGCGGCGGAGAACACGGAGGGCGGCCAGGAACCCTCCGGCCCCACCCTGTTGGACTTCCTGGAACAGGTCTCCCTGGTCGCCGACACGGACCAGATCCCCGACGACGACGGTGGCGGCGGGGTGGTGACACTGATGACCCTGCACGCGGCCAAGGGGTTGGAGTTCCCGGTGGTGTTCCTCACCGGCATGGAGGACGGCGTCTTCCCGCACCTGCGAACGCTGGGGGAGAGAGCCGAGCTGGAGGAGGAGCGCAGGCTGGCCTACGTGGGAATAACCCGGGCGCAGGAGCGGTTGTATCTCAGTAGGGCCGCGGTCCGCAGCGCGTGGGGGAGCCCGTCCTACAACCCTCCCTCGCGGTTCCTGGAGGAGGTGCCCGGTGACCTCGTCGAGTGGCGCCGGACCGAAACCCCCAACGGGTCCGCGCGGCGGCCCCCGACGACCGCCGCACCCCCGCGCGGCGGCACGGGCAGCGTCCCGGCGTTGTCCGTGGGGGACAAGGTCAACCACGACTCGTTCGGTCTGGGAACCGTGCTACTGGTCGAGGGCACGGCCGACCGGGCCAAGGCGCGTGTGGACTTCGGCGCCGACATCGGGGAGAAGGACTTCCTGGTGAAGTACGCTCCGATCGAGAAACTGTGA
- a CDS encoding nucleoside hydrolase, with the protein MQVFVDCDPGIDDALALAYLASRPDVTFAGIGAVFGNNSVDVTTDNALRLLDLYGRSGVPVARGASRPLVQVPRLGDYVHGANGLGEVVTPEPSGEPVRESAAELLVRSARAAPGEIDVLALGPLTNLALALNLEPELPRLLRRVVVMGGAVRAPGNITPWAEANTYNDPEAAEVVLGAGFDMTLVALDVTMRTTAHEAWLDELGRLDNERARTTSSFLEFYVGHYSKVFGVRQCAMHDPLAAAVLLDPGLVTSSVEVPVRVELQGEYTRALTIADLRPTPAADDERPSVTLPTEVDRDVFLTRMLDALR; encoded by the coding sequence GTGCAGGTCTTCGTCGACTGCGATCCGGGCATCGACGACGCGTTGGCCCTGGCCTACCTGGCTTCCCGGCCGGACGTGACGTTCGCCGGAATCGGCGCCGTGTTCGGTAACAACAGTGTGGACGTCACCACGGACAACGCACTGCGGCTGCTGGACCTGTACGGCCGCTCCGGTGTCCCGGTCGCGCGCGGCGCCTCCCGTCCGCTGGTACAGGTTCCCCGGCTGGGGGACTACGTGCACGGCGCCAACGGGCTGGGTGAGGTGGTGACCCCGGAACCGAGCGGCGAACCGGTCCGGGAGTCGGCGGCGGAACTGCTGGTCCGCTCGGCCCGTGCGGCTCCCGGCGAGATCGACGTGCTGGCGCTGGGGCCGCTGACCAACCTGGCCCTGGCCCTGAACCTGGAACCGGAGCTGCCCCGGCTGCTGCGGCGTGTGGTCGTCATGGGCGGAGCGGTCCGGGCGCCCGGCAACATCACCCCGTGGGCCGAGGCCAACACGTACAACGACCCGGAGGCCGCCGAGGTCGTCCTCGGCGCGGGTTTCGACATGACACTGGTGGCGCTGGACGTCACCATGCGCACCACGGCGCACGAGGCGTGGCTGGACGAGCTGGGGAGGCTAGACAACGAGCGAGCCCGGACCACGTCGTCGTTCCTGGAGTTCTACGTCGGCCACTACAGCAAGGTGTTCGGGGTCCGGCAGTGCGCCATGCACGACCCGCTGGCGGCGGCGGTCCTGCTCGACCCGGGGCTGGTGACCTCCTCGGTGGAGGTCCCCGTCCGAGTGGAGCTGCAGGGGGAGTACACCCGCGCGCTGACCATCGCCGACCTGCGCCCCACACCGGCGGCGGACGACGAGCGTCCCAGCGTCACCCTGCCCACCGAGGTGGACCGGGACGTCTTCCTCACCCGGATGCTGGACGCGCTGCGCTGA